A window of Gloeothece verrucosa PCC 7822 genomic DNA:
TTTGCAAAATCCCAATGGCAAATAATTTTTCAGAAAAGCTTATTTTGGTTAGTTTGTCTTTTGCTTCCATTAAATATAATGACAGGTTTCACCTTGTTTGGAAATTGGTATGATCACGAAATGGATTCTTTAGAATGGGATATTGAGGCGAAGATGTCAATTTCTCAAATTGCTCAACGTCATAATGATTTACTGATTCATTGGTGGGATGAAAAAGAACTTGCAGATCACATACAAATGCTCTGTAAAGATAGAATGACTAGCTTTACTTTGTTGAGTCAGTGTCAATAAAAACCTGTAAATAAAGACTCTGTTAAACGCGCTGCAAAGGATCTATATCTCCACTAGGAAATAATAGATTCTTCACTTCGCTATTGAGCGGTTCAGAATGACAAAGATAAAATACTCCCAATAACCTAGACTCAAAACCAAAAGTTATGGTGTTACAATTTTTAAACTTTTTTTAGCCAAATACTAATCCCAGGATTTTTAGCACATAAAGGCAAATACTGCTGTAATAAGTCTAGGCAAAAGTAACCTAAAAATGAATTAAAAATTACAATTTCAAAAGAGGTATTGTATTGCAAAAAAGCTCTCAGTATATAAGCTTCATTCCAAGCTCTGCCTTGATATACCCATTGTTTTGGATATTCAAATGGATAACAAATATCATGGAAGTGAACATAAACACCAGGATTCAAAGAGGGTAATATATCGAATAGAATATGATTAACATCACTATCGACTTTAGAAACATGAGTAGAATCAATTAAAAGAATATCTCCTGCTGTCAGTGAAGAAAAAAATTGAGGATCAATATCTTGAAGATTTTTATCAACAATTTCAATGCGCTCTTGATCACCCTCTTTTAAAAGTGAATATAATAAGTTGGGATAGGGTTCAATAAACACACAGGATATTGAATTATTAAAAAAAAGTTCATTAGTATCAAGAATGACACCCGAAGAATAGCCTGAGCCAATTTCAATAATTTTTTTTGGCTGGATATGTCTGATTAAACTATAGAGGATGATTGATTCCCCATAAGAATAATTAGGGTTATCAAAAAAATATCTTAAATGCTTTTGTTTTTGGTCTTGAAAGGGTTGCTCGCTATAGTAAGCACTTAATTGCTTTAGCAAATTGATCTGCTCGTCTTCATTAAGATTAATTCCAGCAATTTGTCTGGGTATGTTGTTAAAAATTTTTTCTTCTCTAGCTTTGATCTCTTCTAAATTTGGAATCGGAGAGTAAAAATGTCCCGGCGGCCATCCAAGCTGATATTGCTCTAGAACATTTTGTAGGTGGGCAATTTTAGCGTAAAGCTCTTTTATATAGGGAATCCGTTGCAAAAGACGCGAGATAATCTTGTTCATATTTTTTATATGATTAATCAGGGAACGTTAGAGTAAATGAACTTCAAGAAGATAATTAGCTTAGGTTAAATATTACACTAAACTCTAAAAAAAGTATAGTTTTTTTTACAAGATTTAATGTAAAAAGAATATGTTAAGAAAAGTTAAAATACTTAATTCGAGCTTACTCTTGCCTGCTTTCTCTCGCTATGTTATATTTTGTATAATAATGTTATTTTTTGTAATTTATTTAATTTTTTATGTTCAATAATCATGTATAATAATCATAATAAATCCTCAAAAAAACAGGATTTAAAATCGTTCTTCTCATTGAAAAATTAACAATTTATCAAACCAGGAAATACTGTTATGACTCAATCTGTTGAATATCCCAATTGGACTGCTTATGAACCTCAATTATTACCGCCCTTGGAATTAATATACTCTGAAGGGGTAACCTGCTTGGAAGAGTGGTATAGATGGGCCGAAGAATGGAGTATGCTTTTACGAGTTTACGGAGGAATAACCCGAACCAGTCAGGTCTTAGAAATTGGATGTGGACTAGGCAGGATTCCCTTTGCTTTAAAAGCTATCCTAACACCAGATGGTTCTTATGATGGGTTTGAAATTTGCCGTTACAAAATCACTTTTTTAGAAAAAAAATTTCATCAAGTTTACCCAAATTTTAAGTTTATTTGGGCTAATATTTTTAACAGCTATTATAATCCCGAAGGAGAAATTCAAGGAAAAAATTATAAATTTCCCTATGTTGATCAATCCTTTGATATTGTCTTTGCCGCCTCTGTATTTACCCACATGTTGCCTGATACGGCTGAACATTATTTTAAAGAAACCTATCGAGTTTTAAAGCCAGGAGGAAAGGCAGTATTTAGCTTTTTTTTATTAGATAATTACCGTCCTGGCCAACCTCGTCCCTTTACCTTTGCATTACCTATCTTTAATTTTGATCATTCTTACGGCGAATATGGCGATCAGTTTGCGATTGTTTCGCCAAATAATCCAGAAGAAATGACAGCTTACCGACTCAGTTTAATTAAGCATTTTGCTACCCAGGCAGGTCTTGAATTAGCTCATGAACCTGTGCCCGGAATTTGGTCAGGAACTCATGTAAATTGGATTGGAGCGCAGGATTTAATAATCTTGCAAAAAACAGCCTAAATAAGGCTACACAATCAACTAAATATCTAAAAATTTTTGAGCATTTTTAAAACTTAACATTATATTTATTTTTGCTAGTCAGGTACGTTAATAAAATGTAACGTGCCTTATTTGTTTTTTTAGCTCACTAAATCATAAGCTCCCAGAGAGTTTTATTGATATCCAGGTACTTAACTCACCTTATTAATTTTTTGGGTTCACTGACTCATAAGCGCCTAGATCATAACCTGAACCTTGGGGTAGAGTAGAGCCATAAAAATCTCTAGTTCCCACATTAATTTTAAACAACAGATTTAAATTTAGCCCTCTATTAATTAGAGGAGAATTCGGTTTTAAAGTATAGGCATTCAACGAGGCTAAATTATCGGTATTACCCATGATACCACCGCCACCAGGATTAAGCAATTTGGGATCAACATTTAACCCTACATTTTCAGATGATAATATCTCTTGATTCGTAGCCGCTTGCCAATTAGTTAAACTATTATAGGTCACATTCCCCCAAGTAATGTTAAAAGCTTCTCCTGTAGAATAATAATTATTTCCCTGAAATAACAAATCTTTAGCACCATTGAGTTGATCCGAAGAAACCTCAACTAATTTTACTCCATTAGTGGTTTGAAAAATATTATTACGCAGGTGCAGGCCCTGGACATCCCAAGTGGGCGCACTAATGTTTTCAATTCTCACAGCTTTAGGATTTCCTGTAGTGGAGGGACTGACAAAAATCGTATTATTATAAACTTCTGCATTCATTATTCTACCATAAACTTCAATGGCCCCATAATCATTTTTTCGTCCATCATTTTCGCTAATATTGTAGCGGACAGTATTGTTTTTATGCTCATAATTATCGAGTCCTTGACAGAGTAAATAGCCAGCCCCATCATTGTCATGAGAATAGTTATACTGCATGATAGAATCAGAAACATTTTGGTCTAAATCAAATCCGTCTCCATCAAGAAGTCCACCTGTACCGTTATGGTAAGACTCGTTATATTGAATAAGTATATTATTAGAATCATAAGTCCATATTCCTACTGGGCCCGGACCAGTATTATCAAATTTACCATTATCATAAGCAATAGAACGTTCGATAATGCCTGTATTAACGCCTCCTAAAACAATGCCACTACCACTACCAATC
This region includes:
- a CDS encoding class I SAM-dependent methyltransferase yields the protein MNKIISRLLQRIPYIKELYAKIAHLQNVLEQYQLGWPPGHFYSPIPNLEEIKAREEKIFNNIPRQIAGINLNEDEQINLLKQLSAYYSEQPFQDQKQKHLRYFFDNPNYSYGESIILYSLIRHIQPKKIIEIGSGYSSGVILDTNELFFNNSISCVFIEPYPNLLYSLLKEGDQERIEIVDKNLQDIDPQFFSSLTAGDILLIDSTHVSKVDSDVNHILFDILPSLNPGVYVHFHDICYPFEYPKQWVYQGRAWNEAYILRAFLQYNTSFEIVIFNSFLGYFCLDLLQQYLPLCAKNPGISIWLKKV
- a CDS encoding class I SAM-dependent methyltransferase, coding for MTQSVEYPNWTAYEPQLLPPLELIYSEGVTCLEEWYRWAEEWSMLLRVYGGITRTSQVLEIGCGLGRIPFALKAILTPDGSYDGFEICRYKITFLEKKFHQVYPNFKFIWANIFNSYYNPEGEIQGKNYKFPYVDQSFDIVFAASVFTHMLPDTAEHYFKETYRVLKPGGKAVFSFFLLDNYRPGQPRPFTFALPIFNFDHSYGEYGDQFAIVSPNNPEEMTAYRLSLIKHFATQAGLELAHEPVPGIWSGTHVNWIGAQDLIILQKTA
- a CDS encoding right-handed parallel beta-helix repeat-containing protein, whose product is MLALSSYQPPTFHIKSVQVQFVANSSSLPTAPTSTEPKIYYISQIGDDKNTGTSSNSPWKSLSKINSLDLNPGDQILLEGGYSYDANLKFTQEDAGTTTAPIIISSYGSGKAVINAGTGTGITVYNAAGYQISNLIIVGSGTSSNNGNGINFYNDLANNTKLDYINISNVDVSGFKDSGIKIGSWNKNSGYRNVTITNTITHDNGISGLMTYAELPNSHENVYVGYVQAYKNFGLRGVWIGSGSGIVLGGVNTGIIERSIAYDNGKFDNTGPGPVGIWTYDSNNILIQYNESYHNGTGGLLDGDGFDLDQNVSDSIMQYNYSHDNDGAGYLLCQGLDNYEHKNNTVRYNISENDGRKNDYGAIEVYGRIMNAEVYNNTIFVSPSTTGNPKAVRIENISAPTWDVQGLHLRNNIFQTTNGVKLVEVSSDQLNGAKDLLFQGNNYYSTGEAFNITWGNVTYNSLTNWQAATNQEILSSENVGLNVDPKLLNPGGGGIMGNTDNLASLNAYTLKPNSPLINRGLNLNLLFKINVGTRDFYGSTLPQGSGYDLGAYESVNPKN